A single window of Acanthopagrus latus isolate v.2019 chromosome 1, fAcaLat1.1, whole genome shotgun sequence DNA harbors:
- the LOC119022188 gene encoding pannexin-1-like isoform X2 gives MEMGTQISCFAPTNFTLKQAVYMDSFCWATVHQQSDSSPLWLHKFFPYVLLLLAILLYIPALFWRFTAAPHLSSDLNFIMEELDRFYNRAIKLAKNLASFDSKDGPEESQSALDLTEGCFKYPLVEQYLKTKRFSRSLVVKYLACRGLTLLILLLACLYLGYYIQLASLTDEFPCDLRTGVLQNDTRVPSAVQCKLVAVGVFRLLSYINLAVYVLLAPLVVYAALGPAHQGSGFLRPYEMLPGFGALGLVTPFYNDLSIYLLFLEENLSELKSFKCLQVLELLQEAGEGFDTMCLLRTLGQVKTDVLDSKKTCSRKNNREVKQVEE, from the exons GTACCCAGATCAGCTGCTTTGCTCCCACTAACTTCACCTTAAAACAAGCAGTATATATGGACTCATTTTGTTGGGCAACAGTACACCAACAATCTGACAGTTCACCACTGTGGCTGCACAAG TTCTTTCCATACGTCCTCCTCTTACTGGCCATCCTCTTGTATATCCCGGCCCTGTTCTGGCGTTtcactgcagctcctcatctctcctctgacCTGAACTTCATTATGGAGGAGCTGGACCGCTTTTATAATCGTGCCATCAAACTGGCCAAGAATCTAGCATCCTTCGACAGCAAGGATGGACCAGAGGAGTCCCAGAG TGCTTTGGACCTGACGGAGGGTTGCTTCAAATACCCTTTAGTGGAGCAGTACCTGAAGACCAAGCGCTTCTCCCGCAGCCTCGTGGTCAAGTACCTCGCATGTCGGGGCCTGACTCTGCTGATCCTCCTGCTGGCCTGCCTCTACCTCGGCTATTACATCCAGCTGGCCTCTCTCACTGACGAGTTCCCCTGTGACCTGCGGACAGGCGTGCTGCAGAACGACACCAGGGTGCCGTCGGCGGTCCAGTGTAAGCTTGTGGCAGTGGGCGTCTTCAGGCTGCTCAGCTACATCAACTTGGCGGTGTATGTGCTTCTTGCTCCTCTGGTGGTGTACGCTGCTCTCGGACCAGCTCATCAGGGCTCCGGCTTCCTCCGGCCTTATGAGATGCTGCCAGGGTTCGGGGCTCTGGGTCTGGTCACACCCTTCTACAACGACCTCAGCATCTATCTGTTGTTCCTGGAGGAGAACCTGAGTGAGCTGAAATCTTTCAAGTGTCTGCAG GTGCTTGAATTGTTGCAAGAGGCTGGTGAGGGGTTTGACACCATGTGCCTACTGCGGACTCTGGGTCAGGTGAAGACTGATGTGCTGGACAGTAAGAAGACGTGCTCACGCAAGAACAACAGAGAAGTTAAACAAGTTGAAGAATGA